A stretch of the Streptomyces ortus genome encodes the following:
- a CDS encoding ComF family protein, with the protein MRGWWQDLTDLVLPAECGGCGRPRTVLCLKCRAALTGNAPCRVRPDPEPPGLPVVHAAAPYEDQVRAALLAHKERGALMLAGPLGAALAETVRAGLGPAGQAVGAVGAAGSGTPVLLVPVPSARWAVRARGHDPARRIALAAAAGLRRSGTAARVVAVLRQRRAVADQSGLNSRQRLDNLAGALEVAPGGARLLAGGGRVVLVDDLMTTGASLAEAARALRAVLPEKGGFYGRVTPGTTGEGVRRAPMAGVGRAEAVREKGGVNSADGRVGAAVVAASPASFEINRN; encoded by the coding sequence ATGCGGGGGTGGTGGCAGGACCTCACCGACCTGGTGCTTCCGGCCGAGTGCGGAGGCTGTGGACGGCCTCGCACGGTGCTCTGCCTGAAGTGCCGTGCCGCTCTGACGGGGAACGCGCCGTGCCGTGTACGACCGGACCCGGAGCCGCCGGGGCTGCCGGTGGTGCACGCCGCGGCTCCGTACGAGGACCAGGTGCGCGCGGCGCTCCTGGCCCACAAGGAACGGGGGGCGCTGATGCTCGCCGGGCCGCTGGGCGCGGCGCTGGCGGAGACTGTACGGGCCGGACTCGGGCCCGCCGGACAGGCGGTCGGGGCGGTGGGAGCGGCGGGATCCGGGACGCCGGTGCTGCTCGTACCCGTGCCGTCGGCGCGGTGGGCGGTGCGGGCGCGAGGGCACGACCCGGCGCGGCGGATCGCGCTCGCCGCGGCCGCCGGGCTGCGGCGGTCCGGGACGGCGGCCCGGGTGGTGGCCGTGCTGCGCCAGCGGCGTGCCGTGGCCGACCAGTCGGGGCTCAACTCACGGCAGCGGCTGGACAATCTGGCCGGTGCGTTGGAGGTGGCTCCGGGCGGTGCGCGGTTGCTGGCCGGTGGTGGGCGGGTCGTTCTCGTCGACGACCTGATGACGACGGGCGCGTCCCTGGCCGAGGCGGCGCGGGCCCTGAGGGCCGTTCTCCCGGAAAAAGGCGGATTCTACGGACGGGTAACACCTGGAACGACGGGAGAAGGGGTGAGACGGGCTCCGATGGCAGGTGTAGGCCGCGCAGAAGCGGTCAGGGAAAAGGGAGGCGTGAACAGCGCGGATGGCAGGGTCGGCGCGGCAGTGGTCGCGGCGTCTCCAGCTTCTTTCGAAATAAACCGGAACTGA
- the hpf gene encoding ribosome hibernation-promoting factor, HPF/YfiA family, protein MDIVVKGRKTEVPERFRKHVAEKLKLEKIQKLDGKVISLDVEVSKELNPRQADRSDRVEITLHSRGPVIRAEAAASDPYAALDLAADKLEARLRKQHDKRYTRRGSRRISAAEVADHVPDAATLDGNGSVVRDEEPDAVPTKKIGSLEVKGDGPLVVREKTHVASPMTLDQALYEMELVGHDFYLFVDSETKEPSVVYRRHAYDYGVIHLNTDPMVAEVQQDPPGGALGG, encoded by the coding sequence GTGGACATCGTCGTCAAGGGCCGCAAGACCGAGGTGCCCGAGCGGTTCCGCAAGCACGTGGCCGAGAAGCTGAAGCTGGAGAAGATCCAGAAGCTCGATGGCAAAGTGATCAGTCTCGACGTCGAGGTGTCCAAGGAGCTGAACCCCCGGCAGGCCGACCGTTCCGACCGGGTGGAGATCACGCTCCACTCCCGCGGTCCGGTGATCCGGGCGGAGGCAGCGGCGAGCGATCCGTACGCGGCGTTGGACCTGGCGGCGGACAAGCTGGAAGCGCGGCTGCGCAAGCAGCACGACAAGCGGTACACGCGTCGTGGATCCCGCAGGATCTCGGCCGCCGAGGTCGCCGACCACGTCCCGGACGCGGCGACGCTCGACGGGAACGGCAGCGTCGTCCGCGACGAAGAGCCCGACGCGGTGCCGACCAAGAAGATCGGCTCGCTCGAGGTGAAGGGTGACGGCCCCCTCGTCGTCCGCGAGAAGACACATGTCGCGTCCCCGATGACGCTCGACCAGGCGCTCTACGAGATGGAACTGGTCGGGCACGACTTCTACTTGTTCGTCGACTCCGAGACCAAGGAACCGAGTGTCGTCTACCGGCGGCACGCGTACGACTACGGCGTCATCCACCTCAACACGGACCCGATGGTCGCCGAGGTGCAGCAGGACCCGCCCGGCGGGGCGCTGGGTGGCTGA
- a CDS encoding response regulator, with amino-acid sequence MADSFGPMRDEDADDGVVGMGPDAGSPGKEPIRVLVVDDHALFRRGLEIVLAAEEDIQVVGEAGDGAEAVDKAADLLPDIVLMDVRMPKRGGIEACTSIKEVAPSAKIIMLTISDEEADLYDAIKAGATGYLLKEISTDEVATAIRAVADGQSQISPSMASKLLTEFKSMIQRTDERRLVPAPRLTDRELEVLKLVATGMNNRDIAKELFISENTVKNHVRNILEKLQLHSRMEAVVYAMREKILEIR; translated from the coding sequence ATGGCGGACAGCTTCGGACCGATGCGTGACGAGGATGCCGACGACGGCGTCGTCGGCATGGGCCCGGACGCGGGCTCCCCGGGCAAGGAGCCGATCCGGGTCCTGGTCGTGGACGACCACGCGCTCTTCCGCCGCGGCCTGGAGATCGTGCTCGCCGCCGAGGAGGACATCCAGGTCGTCGGTGAGGCGGGGGACGGTGCGGAGGCGGTCGACAAGGCCGCGGATCTGCTGCCCGACATCGTGCTGATGGACGTACGGATGCCCAAGCGCGGCGGGATCGAGGCGTGCACCTCCATCAAGGAGGTCGCTCCCAGCGCGAAGATCATCATGCTGACGATCAGCGACGAGGAAGCCGACCTCTACGACGCGATCAAGGCGGGGGCGACGGGGTATCTCCTGAAGGAGATCTCCACGGACGAAGTGGCCACGGCGATTCGCGCGGTGGCCGACGGGCAGTCGCAGATCAGTCCTTCGATGGCGTCGAAGCTGCTGACCGAGTTCAAGTCGATGATCCAGCGCACGGACGAGCGGCGGCTGGTGCCGGCGCCCCGGCTCACCGATCGTGAGCTGGAGGTTCTGAAGCTGGTGGCGACCGGGATGAACAACCGGGATATCGCCAAGGAGTTGTTCATCTCCGAGAACACCGTGAAGAACCATGTGCGGAACATCCTGGAGAAGCTGCAGTTGCACTCGCGGATGGAAGCGGTTGTGTACGCGATGCGGGAGAAGATTCTGGAGATCCGCTGA
- a CDS encoding winged helix-turn-helix domain-containing protein yields MTSLPRPTAELSADEARRIALRAQGFLGAPDRRGGVRGVLRHLGAVQLDTISVLARSHELIPYARLGAVGRRTVDEAYWTPAPVGTTPPRPHAFEYWSHAACILPVEEWPHFAFRRRAYRARPHWNHALPDGTYEQVIKQLKAEGPLTATDLGGAKKTSEWWDWSGTKVAVERALMYGEVVCTERRGWKRVYDLAERAIPESLLHDDLDDKECLRRLVRLAGRSLGVGTLADIADYHRLKREQVDAVIAESGLVPVTVWGWSKAAWADPAALETTPRGRHRTTLLSPFDSLVWDRARTERIFDFTHRLEAYVPKPKRVYGYFAMPVLAGGRLVGRVDPAREGATLIAKQVTLDSPKSVPSVAQALLEAATWVDCTNVRVERANTPALREALTTELAKTL; encoded by the coding sequence ATGACGAGTCTGCCGCGCCCGACCGCCGAACTCTCCGCCGACGAGGCCCGTCGGATCGCCCTGCGCGCCCAGGGGTTCCTCGGAGCCCCCGATCGCCGGGGCGGCGTACGGGGCGTGCTGCGGCACCTGGGAGCGGTCCAGCTCGACACCATCTCCGTCCTGGCCCGCTCCCACGAACTCATCCCGTACGCGCGGCTCGGCGCCGTCGGCCGCAGGACGGTCGACGAGGCGTACTGGACCCCGGCGCCCGTGGGCACGACCCCGCCCCGGCCCCACGCCTTCGAGTACTGGTCGCACGCGGCCTGCATCCTGCCCGTCGAGGAGTGGCCGCACTTCGCCTTCCGCCGCCGCGCCTACCGCGCCCGCCCGCACTGGAACCACGCACTGCCGGACGGCACGTACGAGCAGGTCATCAAGCAGTTGAAGGCCGAAGGCCCGCTCACGGCCACCGATTTGGGCGGCGCGAAGAAGACCAGCGAGTGGTGGGACTGGTCGGGCACCAAGGTCGCCGTCGAGCGCGCGCTGATGTACGGCGAGGTGGTGTGCACGGAGCGCCGCGGCTGGAAGCGGGTGTACGACCTCGCCGAGCGGGCCATCCCGGAATCGCTGCTGCACGACGATCTGGACGACAAGGAGTGCCTGCGCCGGCTGGTGCGGCTCGCGGGCCGCTCCCTGGGCGTGGGCACCCTCGCGGACATCGCCGACTACCACCGCCTCAAGCGCGAGCAGGTCGACGCGGTGATCGCGGAGTCGGGCCTGGTCCCGGTCACGGTGTGGGGCTGGTCGAAGGCGGCCTGGGCGGACCCCGCGGCGCTGGAGACGACCCCGCGCGGCCGTCATCGCACCACGCTCCTGTCGCCGTTCGACTCACTGGTCTGGGACCGGGCGCGCACCGAGCGGATCTTCGACTTCACCCACCGCCTGGAGGCGTACGTCCCCAAGCCCAAGCGCGTGTACGGCTATTTCGCCATGCCGGTGCTCGCCGGCGGTCGCCTGGTCGGCCGGGTGGACCCGGCCCGCGAGGGCGCCACCCTGATCGCCAAACAGGTCACCCTGGACAGCCCCAAGTCCGTCCCGTCCGTGGCCCAGGCCCTCCTGGAAGCAGCCACCTGGGTGGACTGCACGAACGTGAGGGTGGAGAGGGCGAACACTCCCGCACTACGAGAAGCCCTGACGACGGAACTGGCGAAAACGCTTTAG
- a CDS encoding GNAT family N-acetyltransferase: MDSVTLTSERLLLRTVGAHDTDAVFDAVQDPDIRRWTTVPSPYLREHATAFTEQMVPDGWADCSMFTFGVFLPVGGELAGMLAITMRGLGVGEIGFWATKEHRGNGYITEAALTACRWAFTERALDRVEWRAEVGNTGSLAVAERAGFVLEGTLRAGVNNKGVRRDSWVGSLLPSDLGLPSTAPYLPAPTPQHR, encoded by the coding sequence ATGGACTCCGTCACACTGACTTCCGAACGGCTCCTGCTGCGCACGGTGGGGGCACACGACACCGACGCCGTGTTCGACGCCGTCCAGGATCCCGACATCCGGCGCTGGACCACGGTCCCCTCGCCCTATCTGCGGGAGCACGCCACGGCCTTCACCGAGCAGATGGTGCCCGACGGGTGGGCGGACTGCTCGATGTTCACCTTCGGTGTCTTCCTGCCGGTCGGCGGTGAACTCGCCGGCATGCTCGCCATCACGATGCGCGGTCTGGGTGTCGGCGAGATCGGCTTCTGGGCGACGAAGGAACACCGGGGCAACGGCTACATCACCGAGGCCGCCCTCACCGCCTGCCGCTGGGCCTTCACCGAGCGGGCCCTGGACCGCGTCGAGTGGCGGGCGGAGGTGGGCAACACGGGCTCCCTCGCGGTCGCCGAACGCGCCGGCTTCGTCCTGGAGGGCACCCTGCGCGCGGGCGTCAACAACAAGGGCGTACGCCGCGACTCCTGGGTCGGTTCCCTGCTCCCGTCGGACCTCGGACTGCCGTCCACCGCGCCGTACCTCCCCGCGCCCACGCCGCAGCACCGCTGA